The stretch of DNA ATTAAGCTTTAAAGGCATAACCCTTGTTCCACTGGGAGATGGATTTATCTAAGTGCAAGGCCCCTGTTCAAGCACTAAGGACATAGCCCTTCTCCCACAGGGAGGTGGATTTCGATAAGGGCAATGGCCACAGAGCCGATCATGGCCAAGCACTAAGGGCAATGCCCACGGATCCAACCACAGAAAAACGCTAAGGGTAAAGCCCTATTCAAGCTCCAAGGGAACAACCCTTCTCCCATGGGGAGGTGGATTTCACCAAGGCAATGCCCATGGAGCTGACCATGGGTAAGCACCAAGGGCAAGGCCTTATTCAAGCTCCAAAGGCGCTAGCTCTTCTCCCACAAGCAATGCCCATGGAGCCGACCACGGCCAAGTGCCAAGGGCAAGGCCTTGTTCATAGCAAATATAAACAAATCCTATAACCAGTGTACTGCGTCCACCCCACCACaaccccccccaccaaaaaaacaaagatgcTCTGTTCTTACTGAAGGGGTTTACTGAAAATACcttacctcttttttttatacatttctTGAAAGACTCTTTTGATCACCAATTATTTACATTGCTCCTTTGATCACAAGCACAAACAGCATTTTACCTCATCTATCTATCGTACCTCAAAATAGTGTTACAGGTCATCACTGGGGAACAGATGCAGCAGAAACTCTAGCAAAGCATGGAAGGATGAATTAACACAACCCCCAAccccacaaaagaaaaatggaaggaTGAAAGGTAGACGTCTAGGAAGAACAGAGGGTGGTTCTTTGCTTCACCAATAACTGCTTTAGTTTCTTAATCAACTGAGGATTTGAACACATGTAATCCACAAATGACTCCCTCAAACTCCGCAGCATCTTCTTGTGGTCGTCACCCGAACCCATGTTCAGCAATTCCGTGAAAAGTTTCTTCCATAGTTCAACATTCCAATACCTGACAGTGAaaataatttagaaaatttGCGGTTCACACCTATGCAACTAGTTACAGAGAACTagaaaattttttaatcattagTTCCTTTCCAAGCAAATGACTTAATTGAGTTCTGAAAATCTTGTGTTCTAAGTTGGATACATCTAGAGTTTATCCAAAAACTAAGAGTCAAAGTTAGAGACTTTATCTGAAAACCAGGAGTCAAGAATGAAAGTCTACAAGACTATTACTGAGCATAAGGCAGACATGGAGTCATACCGctttaaagatgatttgggttGGTAAATATAGCTCCCATCTGAAGACACCTTTTGAATTTCCATGTATGATCCATGGAGCATCATATGCACAATCACACAGAGACCGTATGTGTCAACCTGGTGCACAACGTAAAATGATGTCAGACTTAATAAAACTGTGGTGCATCTGATTTGTGAGAAAGCAGCTACAGAAATATGCTATGAACACTGGCCTGAAACTTCCATGGTTTATTTTCCTGCATCTCAACACAACGAAAGCCAGAAGTCCGACAATCTCCCTCGAATTCTGTGCCATCAGGGAAAAGGCTTAGGTCTATACCCCTTCCCCAATCTACAAGGCAAAGGCCCTGCATCGTAATATAATGACCTGTCAGGATATACATAGTTTAAGTCACACAGCATTCTTTGATGCAAACATAAGTAACCTGATCATGCCAGGCTCCAGTTTGGCTGCGAAACTCTTCATCTATAAGCTCATCCCTGTCCAAAAATAGATGGGGCAGTATATGAATAAtccaaagcaagaaaaattaacAAGCGAAAGCTGGCATTCCATTGCAGCATTATAACTGCCTTTTGATTCTCCTGGTATCGGTTGCTGAACCTCTACAATATTGAGTCAGGGGCTCAGTGTGGTACGAGGGTCTCAGATGTGGTATGAGAATTAAGGAAGTCAGACTTCTCCAATCCCCAACAATCTCAATTCTCAAGTTATGTTAGTAGTCTTTAATAACATTCATTTAATTGGTCAATAATTTGACAAGAACAGTCTATTACTGGTCAATAAAAGGGGTAGGAATGTTTTGTAGAGGAATATTCAGCACATGAACTGTAAACACGAGTACTAATACAGGTCTAAAAGAGAAGCTCTTTCAGTGGTAGTGCCATAAGTTGTGCCAAGTTGCCACATTAATCTACAACTCCCAAGGGTCAAAGCAACAGAGAATAATAAAGGCAACTCACGGAAAACTTGAATTCATTGATTTAAATTAAGCGAAGTGATTCTTTCTCTTTGTTCTAGACCAAGAGCAACATATGTGCAAGAGTGGAAGGTTAACCACATTAACAGAAAAAGTAGTCCAAATAGGCAGAAGGGCATTAGTTTCCCTGCTATTAATGGGGATCTTCTTGTAGATGATAATGATAAAGTTATATCAAATTAATAAATACTCAATTACCTGGCATAGCGAATGAGCAAGTTATCAGGCTTGAAATCACCGTGAATGATGCTGATGCTGTGCAAAGTTTCCAGCATACGAAGCATTTCTATGGTGTAATAAATGCACAGCACTTCATCCATGTTATGGCCAGTTACTATGTAAGAGTTTATAGCATCCTGCATAAGATGCTCATATAAAGAGAAGCTTGATGACAGAATGATGCAGATGAAATGAAGGCAGAAATATATTATGATGCACCAACCTGAAGTGTACCATGAGCTAAATAGTCACAAACTAGTATGCTACTATCAGAAAAGACATGTACTCTCTCAGCAAAGCCAAAGCTTGGTCTCTGAAAATTGAAAGCACAAGAAATAAGCAACGGTTTTATCACAACCAGATTTTTCCGTAATTGAAGAAAACTCTTGAGAGATGCCATACTTCCTTGTCCGAGATGCGACTGTCCAGTTGGCGATACATGTAAAATTCCCAAGGGAATGCAGGCTTTTGTATCTGCCACAGGTTTTCACAGGTAATATCAATCCCACATGCACCTCAATAATATTGATTCCAAGTTTCACAAAGACAAAATAAGCATTGATCCAGGTACCTTTAAAGCGACAACATCATCAGGGTTACTGTTAATATATGCCTTGAATACTTGAGCAAATCCACCTTGACCGGCACAGCCTATTATCTGGTATTTCTTTCCACCTTTGGCATCAAAAGTACATTTACGGAGTTAAAAGCTAATTACTTAAACAAAGTTcttgacactttttttttttttttttttttttttgggggggtgggggtggggggtgaggAGAGGGAAGGCTCATAGTAAATAGAAGAGAGGGTTTAACAGGCCAGCATATGTCCTCCAAACCTATTCCATTTCAATAGATCCCAAAGCAAAACCTAACAGTAATATCTACCAACACATTTCTTGATGTTGCTGTAGAATTTTTcattgaagaaaaatataagaacttTCGCAGTTCTATTAAGTACgagcttggtcacatattcgtTTGCAGAGCATGGTTGTCGAGACCAATCCCTGATACAGATCCAATTCATACCGATCCACTGGTAAGGTAtaggggtaaaatggtccaaaaaactaattaggaaaaaaagaaggtaaatcTATCCGATCTAGTCCGATCACGACCGTGACCAATCCAATCCGTATTGGTGGAAACCGATCCCGAGTTTTAAATCCTTGATGTAGAGCTGACAATTGAAAGAGCAACATCAATGTGATAACCTCTCTAactatttttaaatatttttttgttttcctagCATAATGGACTTTATTTCTTCTATATGTTGGCATGCAACTTCTTGGGCCTGTCTGTAGGATGAGGTGGATTCATCCCACCCTCCTTTTTTTGCTTAGGCTGTTGGCACgaatagaaaacaaaagaaaatcgtACAAAAACTGAGCAGTTTTACTGGCTTCGTCTATTTTCCTGGTGTTTGGGACGCTTCCGCTCGATGGTTGATTCTGAtgatttgaatttcaaatggCCTCGGCCCTATCGCTCACATACACGCAGCAAGCTTGTGTGTTGCGATGCATGATCCTCAAGCCTAAGGCCCTTGTGTCGTGGCCCTCAATTGTCCCTTGTACATGCCCGTGCTGCACCTTACCCAGAAGCACGCCAACCATGGCTGGCTACTGCAAAGCTTGCATGCGGCCATGGATGCACACATGTGCAGTTGTGCCCATGCCCTGTGGTGTTCCAACTGTTGCTCCATGTGGACTGTCCCCCATGGGCTGTGAGCCTATGTGCCTTGGCTGGCCAAGCTAGCCTTGATGGTGCCCAGGTGGCCCTGCCACCTCATTTCCACACTACCATGTGGCATCATACCACCTGTACATGCAT from Macadamia integrifolia cultivar HAES 741 unplaced genomic scaffold, SCU_Mint_v3 scaffold3598, whole genome shotgun sequence encodes:
- the LOC122068230 gene encoding mitotic checkpoint serine/threonine-protein kinase BUB1 (The sequence of the model RefSeq protein was modified relative to this genomic sequence to represent the inferred CDS: added 112 bases not found in genome assembly) → MKMKKQILKYNGYHLSAKSYSGKVPLSSLQRNKIIELGGKKYQIIGCAGQGGFAQVFKAYINSNPDDVVALKIQKPAFPWEFYMYRQLDSRISDKERPSFGFAERVHVFSDSSILVCDYLAHGTLQDAINSYIVTGHNMDEVLCIYYTIEMLRMLETLHSISIIHGDFKPDNLLIRYARDELIDEEFRSQTGAWHDQGLCLVDWGRGIDLSLFPDGTEFEGDCRTSGFRCVEMQENKPWKFQVDTYGLCVIVHMMLHGSYMEIQKVSSDGSYIYQPKSSLKRYWNVELWKKLFTELLNMGSGDDHKKMLRSLRESFVDYMCSNPQLIKKLKQLLVKQRTTLCSS